A single genomic interval of Candidatus Zixiibacteriota bacterium harbors:
- a CDS encoding acyltransferase family protein, with protein sequence MAREAPVDIAKGIGIILVVAGHTIIGFGSQHEHLYNFTHSFNMPLFLGISVIFISKKRSISAFFNSKFKRFVIPFLSWVVVYAILSNLMNYIKVQLQSVVVINEAITYHALNEYLMIPFLGNWISLKNAGLYVELWFLPAAFSLALLFRFILELDFKNNKIIIAIVSIIASLLMVYFNNLYKLHNMIPWGIDIAITCLPFYYLCQFRKIFYKLNTIFIPILIILIVILTYRMPVGIAGMIIDNYFRFILAANLGIILVFCVSSKLATFRISKILTKIGSRSYLIFTLQGVVFLFWRPLASRISILSNDDLFNAVLFILGLTIPYFLYPVVDKFKVSRFLLLGADKKSS encoded by the coding sequence ATGGCAAGAGAAGCTCCCGTCGATATCGCCAAAGGCATCGGTATTATACTCGTTGTCGCCGGTCACACGATAATCGGATTTGGCAGTCAGCATGAACATTTGTATAATTTCACACATTCGTTTAATATGCCATTGTTTTTAGGAATATCCGTTATATTTATCTCGAAGAAACGTAGTATTAGCGCGTTTTTTAATTCCAAGTTTAAGCGGTTTGTAATTCCCTTTCTCAGCTGGGTAGTTGTTTATGCGATATTATCAAATTTAATGAACTATATTAAAGTCCAACTGCAATCGGTTGTTGTTATAAATGAAGCGATAACATATCATGCATTAAATGAATACTTAATGATCCCATTCTTAGGGAATTGGATATCGTTGAAAAATGCCGGTTTGTATGTCGAATTATGGTTTCTTCCAGCAGCATTTAGTTTAGCGCTACTATTCAGGTTTATATTGGAATTGGATTTTAAAAATAACAAAATCATTATTGCTATCGTAAGCATAATAGCGTCATTATTAATGGTATATTTTAATAATCTTTATAAACTGCACAATATGATACCCTGGGGCATAGATATAGCGATAACCTGTTTGCCATTTTATTATCTTTGTCAGTTTAGAAAAATATTCTATAAGCTTAATACTATATTCATTCCAATTCTAATTATATTAATCGTAATACTTACATATCGCATGCCTGTTGGTATTGCAGGTATGATAATTGATAATTATTTCAGATTTATACTTGCTGCCAATTTGGGAATAATCCTTGTTTTTTGTGTTTCAAGCAAATTAGCAACTTTTAGAATTAGTAAAATACTAACTAAAATTGGCTCCAGATCTTATTTAATATTCACCTTACAAGGAGTAGTATTTTTATTCTGGCGTCCTTTAGCCAGCAGGATTTCCATATTATCAAACGATGACTTATTTAACGCTGTTTTATTTATATTAGGCTTAACTATTCCCTATTTTCTCTATCCAGTCGTTGATAAATTTAAAGTATCGAGATTTCTATTATTAGGAGCAGATAAGAAATCATCGTGA
- a CDS encoding 3D domain-containing protein, producing the protein MRNNQVINLVVNVGAVMWRYLLALAIILSFNDNTEPKYSENTEPYGVPTIVEYMNQLGYTMPDTFVVTAYLAIDEYENRFHGITFSGAPAKPYHTVAVDPKVVPIGTWLYIEGLGWWKAEDTGNMIIGNRLDICVHTRPEAMRWGKQSRQVWVLPPINDVVIEMKTARLDNPSVFDES; encoded by the coding sequence ATGAGAAACAATCAGGTAATTAACCTGGTTGTAAATGTTGGAGCAGTTATGTGGCGATATTTATTAGCGCTGGCAATTATTTTGAGCTTTAACGACAACACTGAGCCAAAATACAGTGAAAATACGGAGCCGTACGGCGTCCCGACAATAGTTGAATATATGAATCAGCTTGGCTATACTATGCCTGATACATTTGTTGTAACCGCTTATCTTGCCATTGATGAGTACGAGAACAGGTTTCACGGCATTACTTTTTCGGGAGCGCCGGCTAAGCCATACCATACTGTAGCGGTTGACCCAAAAGTTGTGCCGATTGGGACATGGCTTTATATCGAGGGTTTAGGCTGGTGGAAAGCCGAGGATACCGGCAATATGATAATAGGCAACCGCCTCGATATCTGCGTCCATACTCGTCCTGAGGCAATGCGGTGGGGAAAACAATCTCGTCAGGTCTGGGTTCTTCCCCCGATTAATGATGTCGTCATTGAGATGAAAACAGCCCGGTTGGATAATCCTTCCGTTTTTGATGAAAGTTAA